From the genome of Symphalangus syndactylus isolate Jambi chromosome 7, NHGRI_mSymSyn1-v2.1_pri, whole genome shotgun sequence, one region includes:
- the PKIA gene encoding cAMP-dependent protein kinase inhibitor alpha, translated as MTDVETTYADFIASGRTGRRNAIHDILVSSASGNSNELALKLAGLDINKTEGEEDAQRSSTEQSGEAQGEAAKSES; from the exons ATGACTGATGTGGAAACTACATATGCAGATTTTATTGCTTCAGGAAGAACAGGTAGAAGAAATGCAATACATGATATCCTGGTTTCCTCTGCAAGTGGCAACAGCAATGAATTAGCCTTGAAATTAGCAGGTCTTGATATTAACAAGACAG AAGGTGAAGAAGATGCACAACGAAGTTCTACAGAACAAAGTGGGGAAGCCCAGGGAGAAGCAGCAAAATCTGAAAGCTAA